In Marivirga salinae, a single window of DNA contains:
- the glmS gene encoding glutamine--fructose-6-phosphate transaminase (isomerizing) yields the protein MCGIVAYVGHQNASEIILKGLKRLEYRGYDSAGIALMNDNVLNVYKKQGKVSELEAFLKDKNTKSTIGIGHTRWATHGAPSDENAHPHFSESGDLAIIHNGIIENYSSLKTELENKGYTFKSETDSEVFINFIEDIYKNNDGTLEEAVRLALTKVIGAYAIVIMSTNHPNQLIAARKGSPLVIGVGKNEFFLASDATPIVEYTNEVIYVNDYEIALIKDGEITIRDTKDVKTTPYIQKVDMELEAIEKGGFEHFMLKEIFEQPKSIKDCFRGRLIADEAKLVLGGIRDYATALINAERIVIVACGTSWHAGLVAEYIFEEFCRIPVEVEYASEFRYRNPVIREGDIVFAISQSGETADTLAAMELAKSKGAIVLGVCNVVGSSISRVSHEGVYTHAGPEIGVASTKAFTAQLTVLTMIALKTALRKGTIAEQRYREILVDLENIPKKVEKALKTDEQVKKIAEIYKDARNFLYLGRGYNFPVALEGALKLKEISYIHAEGYPAAEMKHGPIALIDEEMPVVVIATRDSSYDKIVSNIQEVKARKGKVIAVVSEGDSLIPGMVDHTIEVPGTHEVLMPMVSTIPLQLLSYHIAVMRGCNVDQPRNLAKSVTVE from the coding sequence ATGTGTGGAATTGTAGCATATGTAGGTCATCAGAATGCATCTGAAATCATACTTAAGGGACTAAAGAGATTAGAATATAGAGGTTACGACAGTGCAGGTATTGCATTGATGAATGATAATGTTCTTAATGTATATAAAAAGCAAGGGAAGGTCTCAGAACTTGAGGCGTTCTTAAAAGATAAAAACACTAAAAGTACTATTGGTATTGGCCATACAAGATGGGCTACTCATGGTGCTCCAAGTGATGAAAATGCCCATCCTCATTTTTCTGAAAGTGGAGATTTAGCCATTATACATAATGGAATTATCGAAAACTATTCTTCTTTAAAGACAGAATTAGAAAACAAAGGCTACACTTTCAAAAGTGAAACTGATTCTGAAGTCTTCATCAATTTTATAGAAGATATCTATAAAAACAATGATGGCACTTTGGAAGAAGCGGTAAGATTAGCTTTGACGAAAGTAATTGGTGCTTATGCCATCGTTATAATGTCAACAAATCATCCTAACCAATTAATTGCTGCTCGTAAAGGAAGTCCCTTAGTAATTGGTGTAGGAAAAAATGAGTTTTTCTTAGCATCTGATGCAACACCTATAGTAGAATACACCAACGAAGTTATTTATGTAAATGACTATGAGATTGCCTTAATTAAAGATGGCGAAATCACTATAAGGGATACTAAAGATGTTAAAACCACTCCATATATCCAGAAAGTTGATATGGAATTGGAAGCCATTGAAAAAGGTGGGTTTGAACATTTCATGTTGAAAGAAATTTTTGAGCAACCGAAATCTATCAAGGATTGCTTTAGAGGTAGATTGATTGCAGATGAAGCCAAATTAGTATTGGGTGGGATAAGAGATTATGCTACAGCTCTTATAAATGCTGAAAGAATAGTAATTGTAGCTTGTGGTACTTCATGGCACGCAGGCTTAGTTGCTGAGTACATTTTTGAAGAATTTTGCAGAATTCCTGTTGAAGTAGAATATGCTTCAGAATTTAGATACAGAAATCCTGTTATTCGCGAAGGTGATATTGTATTTGCTATTTCTCAATCTGGTGAAACTGCAGATACTTTAGCTGCTATGGAATTAGCAAAATCTAAAGGAGCTATTGTATTAGGCGTTTGTAATGTAGTGGGTTCTTCCATATCAAGAGTTTCTCATGAAGGGGTTTATACTCACGCAGGACCAGAAATTGGGGTTGCTAGTACAAAAGCTTTTACAGCTCAATTGACAGTATTAACCATGATTGCTTTAAAGACTGCTTTAAGAAAAGGAACAATTGCAGAACAGCGTTATAGAGAAATTTTAGTTGACTTAGAAAATATTCCGAAAAAGGTAGAGAAAGCTTTAAAAACGGATGAACAGGTTAAAAAGATTGCTGAAATCTATAAAGATGCGAGAAACTTCTTGTATTTAGGTAGAGGATATAATTTCCCAGTAGCTTTAGAAGGTGCTCTAAAATTAAAAGAGATTTCCTATATCCATGCAGAAGGTTATCCAGCTGCTGAAATGAAGCATGGACCAATTGCTTTAATTGATGAAGAAATGCCAGTTGTAGTTATTGCAACTAGAGATAGTTCTTATGACAAAATTGTTTCCAACATTCAGGAAGTAAAAGCCAGGAAAGGAAAAGTAATAGCTGTTGTATCAGAAGGAGATTCCCTGATACCAGGCATGGTAGATCATACTATAGAAGTTCCGGGTACACATGAAGTTTTAATGCCAATGGTTTCAACAATTCCACTTCAATTGCTTTCTTATCACATTGCAGTGATGAGAGGTTGCAATGTGGATCAGCCTAGGAATTTAGCGAAGTCCGTGACTGTGGAATAA
- a CDS encoding TnsA endonuclease N-terminal domain-containing protein has protein sequence MGAPKKYKTKIKDNYGVGEGIDYKPWYEATEYVPKTGIYTSPGEREKKLGNNTRKLGITVPRIHHLLSSYEIFLFTVFDLNPNIIDIREQFPLLKLETVRDIFKYFNIKQRQSEEPHVLTTDFLIRLADRTELAVTFKPTEFLTKRQMQLFQVEKEYWNREGIVWKLCTEKEIPPSKSYIKNINALHDSLKFFKNEPIPFDTINAIYSFVNEFSNNLRNHSLLEVAQIIDEDLSIDTGTSIMVFKVLIAKGIFQLDLNQNIFSENVQISQIKILKNGALSKSDIAA, from the coding sequence ATGGGGGCTCCTAAAAAATATAAAACTAAAATTAAAGATAACTACGGTGTTGGTGAAGGTATTGATTATAAGCCGTGGTACGAAGCAACAGAATATGTTCCAAAAACTGGCATCTACACCTCTCCAGGAGAGCGCGAGAAGAAACTAGGAAACAATACCAGAAAACTTGGAATAACAGTTCCAAGAATTCACCATTTACTTTCCAGTTACGAAATCTTCTTATTTACAGTTTTTGATTTAAATCCTAATATTATTGATATTAGGGAACAATTTCCACTATTGAAATTAGAAACTGTAAGAGACATTTTTAAATATTTTAATATAAAACAAAGACAGTCAGAGGAACCCCACGTACTAACGACTGATTTTCTAATTAGATTAGCAGATAGGACAGAACTTGCAGTGACTTTTAAGCCTACTGAATTCTTAACTAAAAGGCAAATGCAGTTATTTCAAGTAGAAAAAGAATACTGGAATAGAGAAGGCATTGTATGGAAACTGTGCACCGAAAAAGAAATACCTCCATCCAAATCTTACATTAAAAATATTAATGCATTACACGATAGTTTGAAGTTCTTTAAAAATGAACCCATACCATTCGATACTATTAATGCCATTTATTCATTTGTCAACGAATTTTCAAATAACTTAAGGAATCATTCTTTATTAGAAGTTGCGCAGATAATTGATGAAGATTTATCAATTGATACAGGTACATCAATTATGGTTTTTAAAGTCTTGATTGCGAAAGGGATTTTTCAATTAGATTTAAACCAAAATATCTTTTCAGAAAATGTTCAAATCAGTCAAATCAAAATCTTAAAAAATGGAGCTCTTAGTAAATCAGATATTGCAGCATAA
- a CDS encoding AAA family ATPase, whose amino-acid sequence MSNIHEAVYVKSDNPDFEDHPLIEALPRLNDIKEYFQYCARNSIHTREEAIGKPYHIRRDYLSQLQRDFVLPNYGIWDVYQMIVNALFTSYSFRNPIKQNTTEKVIRDYRDLLQIKDLSAKVAVSNSCSLFGISGIGKTTAVNLAISTFPKAILHKNLECENFIQIPIVKVECPKDGSLKDLCRNFFVELDKILGDSTYEKDFCKKRDSESDRINALSKLVLKHHIGIIIVDEIQNLDAQKSGGEKRMLRFFLNLDNTLDIPIMLVGTRDGISIFKDDDKLIRRFTAAGFLEWNPKPEDREWERFIQRLFLYQYTKEKADENIDWPRLFYHYSQGIYARAFQIFKIAHHMAFDYNKEKITVSLINQVIKERLYIDEPLFEIRRKEKINESNYDFPIEEIDYTDYRSIEVKNILVEKKISSNFFKGKVTKTLDRNKELSAQEIADKIILDFTSKPKKTNTASKEKDINKEEEVLSANTFANLFCEDKDETYQKVKEFGDIFDFEKFSL is encoded by the coding sequence ATGAGTAATATACATGAAGCAGTTTATGTAAAGTCAGACAATCCTGATTTTGAGGATCACCCATTGATTGAAGCCTTACCAAGGCTGAATGACATTAAAGAATACTTCCAATATTGTGCAAGAAACTCCATTCACACTAGAGAAGAAGCAATTGGAAAACCTTATCATATCAGAAGAGATTATTTAAGCCAATTACAAAGAGATTTTGTATTGCCCAATTATGGAATTTGGGACGTTTACCAGATGATTGTCAATGCACTTTTTACAAGTTATTCATTTCGAAACCCTATTAAGCAAAACACCACAGAAAAAGTAATCAGAGATTATAGAGATCTATTACAAATAAAGGACCTTTCAGCAAAAGTTGCAGTAAGCAACAGTTGTTCCTTGTTTGGAATAAGTGGAATAGGAAAAACAACAGCAGTAAATCTGGCCATTAGCACTTTCCCTAAAGCAATATTGCATAAGAATTTAGAATGTGAGAATTTTATTCAAATCCCGATTGTAAAGGTAGAATGTCCAAAGGATGGTAGTTTAAAAGACCTATGCCGAAATTTTTTTGTAGAACTCGATAAAATTTTGGGTGATTCCACATATGAAAAAGATTTCTGTAAGAAAAGAGATAGCGAAAGTGACAGAATTAACGCTTTATCTAAATTAGTCCTTAAGCATCATATAGGAATCATAATAGTAGATGAGATACAGAATTTGGATGCACAAAAAAGTGGTGGTGAAAAAAGAATGCTTCGCTTCTTTTTAAATTTAGATAATACATTAGATATTCCTATCATGCTTGTAGGGACTAGAGACGGTATTTCAATATTTAAAGATGATGATAAGCTAATTAGGAGATTTACTGCAGCTGGGTTTTTGGAATGGAACCCTAAACCAGAAGACAGGGAGTGGGAAAGATTTATTCAACGCCTCTTCCTTTATCAGTATACAAAGGAGAAAGCTGATGAGAATATCGATTGGCCGCGATTATTTTATCATTATTCTCAAGGCATCTATGCACGCGCATTCCAAATTTTCAAAATTGCGCATCATATGGCTTTTGATTATAATAAAGAGAAAATTACCGTTTCCTTAATCAATCAAGTCATTAAGGAAAGGCTCTATATCGATGAGCCTTTATTTGAAATAAGGCGGAAAGAAAAAATTAATGAAAGTAATTATGATTTCCCAATAGAAGAAATTGACTACACTGATTACAGATCAATAGAAGTAAAAAATATATTAGTCGAGAAAAAGATTTCATCAAATTTTTTCAAAGGTAAGGTAACAAAAACGCTAGACAGAAATAAGGAATTAAGTGCGCAAGAAATAGCAGATAAAATAATCTTAGATTTCACATCGAAACCTAAAAAAACTAATACTGCAAGTAAAGAGAAGGATATTAATAAGGAAGAGGAAGTACTATCTGCAAATACCTTTGCTAATCTATTTTGTGAAGATAAAGACGAAACCTATCAAAAAGTAAAGGAATTTGGGGATATTTTCGACTTTGAAAAATTTAGCTTGTAA
- a CDS encoding TnsD family Tn7-like transposition protein, giving the protein MLYYWPQTYPDEILYSVIARYLKISGSRGPKHLMMNLFDRKTISATLDLPSGLKHLIHNLEMFDKDVEMILADNTLFPYYQSFLTPTKAEKVRHSMLSKSGDIHTLIGINAGIFPAGKSPRYCPLCVKEDKSENISPYLRRTHQIPSIQICTQHNIYLLELNKSRVHFNKHEFLFLEDHLDQFSLIEQNESTEYLKICKDIEKLLKGKQNTFDADDSFFYRKELFKLGLVKNTNQLDIQGLYESFNELYDNALLAKFKSSVNLVNPSCWLKGIFRKHRKGFDPSRHILIHNFFKYLETKNGSLEINEIENINYPCLNKVCEHYNQSIQTTFSRHIDNKSKRQITVVECNCGHKYTYSYIASKHNYFVRIKEYGPVWHSKLNQLLVEKTMSIRAIARMLGCDSKTVNRFKSIVVIGNSEHEIVLKKKQEIWQQHIRKNPKSGITELRKKKPTLFAFLYRNCKEWLQKQQYYKSQPTSKLRINWKVRDLEILEELKIARSNALKENPKKRITKSLLLIMVKKEKMFYNNQKKLENCEEYLSKIHESKYFHRKKRLVLSALEMKDEKTQITYWTLLRKAGIRKEYLNYELIQIAKGIVNGTFELSRQSFIKTA; this is encoded by the coding sequence ATGCTTTATTATTGGCCTCAGACATATCCTGATGAGATTCTATACAGTGTGATTGCCAGATATTTAAAAATTTCCGGAAGTCGAGGTCCCAAGCATCTAATGATGAATCTTTTTGACAGAAAAACTATTAGTGCAACGCTTGATCTTCCTAGCGGACTAAAACATTTAATACACAACCTAGAAATGTTTGATAAGGATGTTGAAATGATTTTGGCCGATAACACCCTCTTCCCGTATTATCAGTCATTTTTAACTCCAACCAAAGCTGAGAAAGTTAGACATTCCATGTTAAGTAAATCAGGAGATATTCATACACTGATCGGAATTAACGCTGGGATTTTCCCCGCTGGAAAATCACCGAGATATTGCCCCTTGTGCGTTAAAGAAGATAAATCTGAAAATATATCACCATACTTGAGAAGAACCCATCAAATCCCATCAATACAAATTTGCACTCAACACAATATATATTTACTAGAATTGAATAAGAGTAGAGTTCATTTTAACAAACATGAGTTTTTATTTCTTGAAGACCACCTAGATCAATTTAGCTTAATTGAACAAAATGAATCTACTGAATACCTTAAAATTTGTAAGGATATTGAAAAATTGTTGAAAGGAAAGCAAAATACTTTTGATGCCGATGATTCTTTCTTCTATCGTAAGGAATTATTTAAACTTGGCTTAGTTAAAAACACAAATCAATTAGATATCCAGGGGTTATATGAAAGTTTTAATGAATTATATGACAACGCTTTATTGGCTAAATTTAAGTCATCAGTAAATTTGGTTAATCCTTCTTGTTGGTTAAAAGGAATATTTAGAAAACACAGAAAGGGCTTCGACCCCTCTCGACATATTTTAATTCATAATTTTTTCAAATATCTAGAAACAAAAAATGGAAGTCTGGAAATCAATGAAATCGAAAATATAAATTACCCTTGCTTAAATAAAGTATGTGAGCATTACAATCAGTCTATCCAAACTACATTTTCAAGACACATTGACAATAAATCCAAAAGGCAAATTACAGTGGTTGAATGTAATTGCGGGCATAAGTATACTTATAGTTACATTGCTAGTAAGCATAACTATTTTGTTAGAATAAAAGAATATGGCCCCGTATGGCATTCTAAACTAAATCAACTTTTGGTGGAGAAAACAATGAGTATAAGAGCTATTGCCCGAATGTTAGGCTGTGACTCCAAGACGGTCAATAGATTTAAATCTATTGTAGTAATAGGTAATTCTGAACATGAAATTGTATTGAAGAAAAAGCAAGAAATTTGGCAACAGCATATTAGAAAAAACCCTAAATCTGGGATTACTGAACTAAGGAAAAAGAAACCTACCCTATTTGCATTTTTATATCGGAATTGTAAAGAATGGTTACAAAAACAGCAATACTATAAATCTCAGCCAACTTCGAAATTAAGGATTAATTGGAAAGTAAGGGACCTTGAAATTCTTGAAGAATTAAAGATAGCAAGGTCAAATGCTCTGAAAGAAAATCCAAAAAAAAGGATTACAAAAAGCTTACTTCTCATAATGGTGAAAAAAGAAAAAATGTTTTATAACAATCAAAAGAAGCTTGAAAATTGCGAAGAATACTTATCTAAAATTCATGAGTCGAAGTATTTTCATAGAAAAAAAAGACTTGTTCTTTCTGCTTTAGAAATGAAAGACGAAAAAACCCAAATTACTTACTGGACACTCTTAAGAAAAGCAGG